In Paracoccaceae bacterium Fryx2, a single genomic region encodes these proteins:
- the pdeM gene encoding ligase-associated DNA damage response endonuclease PdeM, with amino-acid sequence MTGHAFTLADTALIALPSGALHWPDAGLLVVSDLHFGKSARLARRGGALLPPYEVRATLTRLDADLAVTGAARVICLGDSFDDLDAGTQLDDSDRLWLTRLMAGRDWTWVLGNHDPGPLDLGGSHRAEAHLPPLTFRHIAEPGARAEVSGHYHPKARLAGQARPCFLLDADRLILPAYGTYTGGLWCHDPALAALMAQNALAILTGSRAIPLPMPRR; translated from the coding sequence ATGACCGGCCACGCCTTCACCCTTGCCGACACGGCCCTGATCGCCCTGCCCTCGGGCGCGCTGCACTGGCCCGATGCGGGGCTGCTGGTGGTGTCAGACCTGCATTTCGGCAAGTCCGCCCGGCTCGCCCGGCGCGGCGGCGCGCTCTTGCCGCCCTACGAGGTGCGCGCCACGCTGACCCGGCTTGATGCCGATCTGGCGGTCACGGGGGCCGCACGGGTGATCTGCCTTGGCGACAGCTTCGACGATCTGGATGCCGGGACGCAGTTGGACGACAGCGACCGGCTGTGGCTCACGCGCCTGATGGCGGGGCGCGACTGGACGTGGGTGCTGGGCAACCACGACCCCGGCCCGCTCGACCTTGGCGGCAGCCACCGCGCCGAGGCGCACCTGCCGCCGCTGACCTTCCGCCACATCGCCGAACCCGGCGCGCGGGCGGAGGTTTCCGGCCACTACCACCCCAAGGCCCGCCTTGCCGGGCAGGCGCGGCCCTGTTTCCTGCTGGATGCCGACCGCCTGATCCTGCCCGCCTACGGCACCTATACCGGGGGCCTGTGGTGCCACGATCCGGCCCTTGCCGCGCTGATGGCGCAGAACGCGCTGGCGATCCTGACCGGCTCGCGCGCCATCCCCCTGCCGATGCCGCGGCGCTAG
- the folD gene encoding bifunctional methylenetetrahydrofolate dehydrogenase/methenyltetrahydrofolate cyclohydrolase FolD, translated as MTAGLIDGKAFAARVRARVGAHVARLAADHGLRPGLAVVLVGEDPASQVYVGAKGKQTVEVGMVSIEHKLPADTSEADLLALIARLNADPEIHGILVQLPLPAHLDSDLVINAINPAKDVDGFHISNVGLLGTGQKSMVPCTPLGCLMMLRDLHGSLSGMNAVVVGRSNIVGKPMAQLLLGESCTVTIAHSRTRDLAAVCRGADILVAAVGRPEMITGDYVKPGATVIDVGINRVERDGKMRLVGDVDFASASLVAGAITPVPGGVGPMTIACLLANTVTACCRAHGLPEPEGLTV; from the coding sequence ATGACCGCAGGACTGATCGACGGCAAGGCCTTTGCGGCGCGGGTTCGGGCGCGGGTGGGCGCCCATGTGGCACGGCTGGCGGCCGACCACGGGCTGAGGCCGGGGCTGGCGGTGGTTCTGGTGGGCGAAGACCCGGCTTCGCAGGTCTATGTGGGCGCCAAGGGCAAGCAGACGGTCGAGGTCGGGATGGTCTCGATCGAACACAAGCTGCCTGCCGACACGTCCGAGGCCGATCTGCTGGCGCTGATCGCGCGGCTGAACGCCGATCCGGAAATCCACGGCATTCTCGTGCAGTTGCCGCTGCCTGCTCATCTGGATTCCGATCTGGTGATCAATGCGATCAACCCGGCGAAGGACGTTGACGGCTTTCACATATCGAACGTCGGGCTGCTGGGCACCGGGCAGAAGAGCATGGTGCCCTGCACGCCGCTGGGCTGCCTGATGATGCTGCGCGACCTGCACGGCAGCCTGTCGGGGATGAACGCGGTGGTGGTCGGGCGCAGCAACATCGTCGGCAAGCCGATGGCGCAACTGCTGCTGGGGGAAAGCTGCACGGTGACCATTGCGCACAGCCGGACCCGCGATCTGGCGGCGGTCTGTCGTGGCGCCGACATTCTGGTGGCGGCGGTGGGGCGGCCCGAGATGATCACCGGCGACTATGTGAAGCCGGGGGCGACGGTGATCGACGTGGGCATCAACCGGGTGGAGCGTGACGGCAAGATGCGGCTGGTGGGGGATGTCGATTTCGCGTCTGCGTCGCTGGTGGCGGGGGCCATTACCCCGGTGCCGGGCGGCGTGGGGCCGATGACGATTGCCTGCCTGCTGGCAAATACCGTGACCGCCTGCTGCCGGGCGCACGGGTTGCCGGAACCCGAGGGGCTGACGGTCTAG
- a CDS encoding chorismate mutase — MKTPAECTTMAELRAEIDRLDEELVALFAQRVGYIDRAVEIKTEVGLPARIGSRVEEVIANVRRHATSHGLPPDKLEKLWRKLVDWSIEREESHLGKDEE, encoded by the coding sequence ATGAAAACCCCGGCAGAATGCACGACGATGGCCGAGCTTCGGGCCGAGATCGACCGGCTGGACGAGGAACTGGTGGCGCTGTTCGCGCAGCGCGTCGGCTACATCGACCGGGCGGTCGAGATCAAGACCGAGGTCGGCCTTCCCGCCCGGATCGGCAGCCGGGTGGAAGAGGTGATCGCCAACGTGCGGCGCCATGCGACGAGCCACGGGCTGCCGCCCGACAAGCTTGAAAAGCTGTGGCGCAAGCTGGTCGACTGGTCGATCGAGCGCGAGGAAAGCCATCTGGGGAAGGACGAGGAATGA